The following proteins come from a genomic window of Aquimarina sp. MAR_2010_214:
- a CDS encoding AraC family transcriptional regulator, with protein sequence MFIQFTPEINKVYFVNQYTLFQVLSGNGGLQVDFRNYFDWQNKAIFLEKGQYIKFLSDNFLIQKIEFPDETVFRNKEFRVLFKHLISLGYINFDESNSFQKITNQIEPDVEIDRIIDVFAEQWYYQNPFQANKEEYRVIFDTKDVIDTQYSSNINNRELTALIDENGYNIQSLIKSKIGISLKSLLSGKKLLESKKEIAFTDKSIKEISYDLGYNDPAYFTRVFKNNVGRNPIEFRENFDYQNRDLFSQNIIELLQQYHTKERTLDFYASKMNLSPKALSKKVKEKMQTSLGKLIRHEMINTSKSLLAKNLTVKEISLELGFEEPNHFSNFFRHYTGESPSHFKHKKYKN encoded by the coding sequence GTGTTCATACAATTTACACCAGAAATTAATAAGGTATATTTTGTTAATCAATATACACTATTCCAGGTTTTATCTGGTAATGGTGGTCTTCAAGTTGATTTTAGGAATTATTTCGATTGGCAAAATAAAGCCATTTTCCTCGAAAAAGGACAGTACATAAAATTTCTTTCAGATAACTTTCTTATTCAAAAAATTGAATTTCCTGATGAAACGGTTTTTAGAAATAAAGAGTTTAGAGTCCTGTTTAAGCACCTTATTTCCTTAGGTTACATTAATTTTGATGAATCCAATAGTTTTCAAAAAATAACAAATCAAATAGAACCCGATGTAGAAATAGATCGTATTATAGATGTTTTTGCAGAACAGTGGTATTATCAAAATCCATTTCAGGCAAATAAGGAGGAGTATCGTGTTATTTTTGATACAAAGGATGTTATTGATACACAATATTCTAGCAATATTAATAATAGAGAACTCACAGCTTTGATTGATGAAAACGGATATAATATTCAGTCTTTGATCAAAAGTAAAATAGGGATTTCTCTAAAATCTCTATTATCAGGTAAAAAACTATTAGAAAGCAAAAAAGAGATTGCTTTTACAGATAAAAGTATTAAAGAAATATCTTATGATTTAGGATACAATGATCCTGCATATTTTACCAGAGTTTTTAAAAATAATGTTGGAAGGAATCCAATAGAGTTTAGAGAAAATTTCGACTATCAAAATCGAGATCTTTTTTCTCAGAACATCATCGAACTCCTTCAACAATATCATACCAAAGAAAGAACCCTTGATTTTTATGCTTCAAAAATGAACCTTTCTCCAAAAGCGCTCTCAAAAAAGGTGAAAGAAAAAATGCAAACTTCTTTGGGAAAGCTTATTAGACACGAAATGATTAACACATCAAAATCCCTTTTAGCTAAAAACCTTACTGTTAAAGAAATTTCATTAGAACTGGGTTTTGAAGAACCGAACCACTTCTCTAATTTCTTTAGGCATTATACAGGAGAATCCCCATCACATTTCAAACATAAAAAGTACAAGAACTAG